The genome window TTGATATCGGCAAAGATTGTCTAATTGCTTCGCACTCAGGCATTTACGCCAATAACCACTCGTTTGATGATCCCACTTTGCCCATCAAAAAACAGGACAGCACCTACAAAGGCATCGTGATTGAAGACGATTGCTGGCTGGGTACGGGTGTCAAAGTCCTGGATGGGGTAACGATTGGACGGGGCAGTGTGATCGGTGCAGGCGCTGTTGTGACCCGAGATATTCCGCCTGGTTCTGTTGCGGTCGGCGTACCTGCCAAGGTGGTCTCTCGGCGCTCTGCTTCTCAAATGGCTAAGAGAACAACTGAGCCTGGTGTTGTTGCCTGATTGATCTGATCTAGCCTCTAGCCTCAATCGCCTGCCTGTGTCCTTTTGATCAGGCAGGCTTTTTTGTGTTTTTTTTAGTAAAAGTTATCCCCAGCCAAGCGGCAGATTAATGATGCTTGGCCTTGATTGAGATCAGTCCCGCTTGAGGTTGGCTCGAACTGAGCTGGGAAAGCCGCTGGTTGTTTTTTGGAATGAGAACCATTATCATTTTGGTCTGGACCTCTAAAGCTGATGCTAGAGCAACAGACCCTCAGCTGTTCCCACTGCTACAGCATGAGCAGTGGGAACAGCTGAGGGTAGTCATCCAGACCCAATTGAGCAGGAGTGTGCCGTGGGCAGGTCAAAGCAATCTGGGCGATTTTGCAGTCGGGCTCGTCGAGGATCCTGGGCTTTGGTTCTGTCGCTTGCAGTTGCCAACCTGAGCGCTTGTACGCCAGCCACTCCTGAATTAAGAGGTTCGGCCTCTCCTCAAGCTCAAGCCACTGGTTCTGCAACACCAGCAATAAAGACCTTAAAGATCGTCACTACCATCCTGCCAGTAACTGGTTTTACGAAAGCGGTCGCCGGGGAGCGGGCAGAGGTTCGCTACCTTATTCCCACCAATGTTGGTCCCCACGATTATCAGGCCAGGCCTGAAGACGCCCGCACCCTAGCAGAGGCGGATGTGTTGGTGAAGAACGGTCTAGGTATAGAAGAATACCTGGATAACATGATCGCCAACGCCAATCATCCAGGGCTCAAGATCGTTGATGCTAGTCAAGGTGTGTCAACGCTCGGTGCTGATGCAGAAGCACCGGCTCACGTCGGTGGTACGGGTGAGGCTACTGCAACTGACGAGCACGAGCATGAAGGGGAATTTAACCCTCATGTCTGGCTAGACCCTGCTCGGGCAATCCAACAAGTTGAAAATATCCGCGATGGGCTCATTGCCGCTGATCCCCAAGGTCGCGCAATCTATACCGCTAATGCTGCAGCATACATCGAGCGACTAAAAGCTCTGGATGCCGAATTTGCTGCTGCCCTCAAGCCTTACACTGGCAAAGAATTTGTCACCTATCACGATTTTGCGCCCTACTTTGCCCAGCGCTACAAGCTCAAAACCGAGTTTTTGGTGGGCGTTCCTGAGGAGAATCCGGCTCCTGGCGATGTTAGACGGGTGCTCAATGCCGTTCAACAATCGGAACTCAAAACGCTACTGAGCGAACCGCAGGCAACAGGCAGTCCATTTTCAGCTTTGGCAAACGACCTCAAGGTTCAAGTTAGTTATTTTGACCCCATGGAGACCAGTGGACCCGAGGGCGTGCAGCCAGATTACTACTTCACAGTGATGCGGCAGAACCTCAAGAATCTGCGGGCTGCCTTTGGCAGTGGCTCAGCCCAACTGCCGGTCTGGTCGCCCAGTCGAGCCTATGCAGTTTTGCTGCCCAGTCCATAGACCTGAGCGATTAGGGGCTGAGCGATTAGGTTAGGAGTCCAAACTGCATGGAAACTATTTTAGAAGTTGAGCAATTGACCGTCCTTCGCGGTCGTTATGCCGCAGTTCAGGATGTCTCTTTTCGCCTAGAGGCGGGCACGGATACAGCGATCATTGGTCCCAATGGTGCCGGTAAGAGCACCTTGGTTCAGGCCATTCTGGGCATTTTGCCCTGGCAGAGCGGTGAAGTTTCGCTGCTGGGCCAGTTAATGAACCGCTCTGGGCATTTCCCCACGCGTGTCCGCAAGCATTTAGCCTACTTACCTCAAAGCTTTCTGTTCGATCGGGGCATTCCGATGACTGTGTCAGAGCTGGTGGGGTTGGGCTGGGGCCAGTTGGGTCCCAGCTTGCCCGGGCTGGGACATCGCCAGCGTCAGCAAGCGGTCCAACAGGCTCTGACGCAAGTGAATGCTAGCCACCTGCTGCACCAGTCGATTAGCGGTTTGTCTGGGGGCGAAACCAAACGAGTGCTGTTGGCCTGCTGCCTGGTTTGCCCGCGTCGCTTGCTGGTTCTGGATGAAGCTCCCGCTGGCTTGGACTCGCGTGGGGAGTCAGAGTTCTACCAATTACTAAACCAGCTCAAGACCGAGCATCACTGGACTATTTTGCAGGTCTCCCACGATCTGGAGATGGTGAGCCGCCACTGCGATCGGGTTATTTGCCTGAACCGAACTCTCGTTTGCCAGGGACCACCAGAGGTGGCCCTATCCCCCGAAAATTTGATGGTTGCCTACGGTCCAGAGTTCACCCGCTACCGACACAGCCATTGAAGCCCGATCATTGAGGCCCAATCATTAAGGCACAGCTAGTAGGGCAGGCCTGTGGCGCCTGTCTCTGGAGCTAGTTTGTGCGTCTGTCTCTAGGTTTCTACGTTTAGTCAACGACTCGCAGTTTGCCAGCTTGCAGGTGTTCGAAGACTCGGTTGATCTGCAACCGTTGAGCTTCGCTGATCCCGCTACCTGAGGATAGGAGAGTGGTGACAAACCGTCGCTGGTCGGCGCGCGTGATTTTGCCAGATTTAATAATCTGATCCGCCAGTTGCTCGACGGTCTTCTCTGATGGATTGGGGATATACCCCGCATTGGAAGAGAGTCTCATACTGAGCATGTTGTCGGAAGCAAAGACTAGGAATTAAGCAGGGTTAAGGACACTAGACTGGGCGCTGAGGCACTGATTGCTCAAGTGAGAAAGGCTCAAACTGCCACTGGTCTAGGGAATGAGCGCTCAGACGCTGATTGTCTAGATGCAAAGGAGCCTTATGAGGGTCTATTCGCGTCTGGGCAGAAGCTGTCTTGCCGGAGTCTAGGTCTAAGTGATCCGTAGGCTCTAGAGTGAGGCGTTTGCGGTTGAGGGACGGCTGAGTTCCGTTAACTGTTAAGCCGTTGACGCCCAAGTCGCTGCCGAATGGATGGGTTGGCGACGGATGTGTTTGCAGAGATGACTGCACAACCTTTACAAATTGGTCTGGGGCGTCGTAGATCTCAATCAGCTTGTTGATGTCCATCAGTTTCATCACGGGTTGGACGTCCCGTTGTAAGGAGGCTAGGGCTAACCTCACGCGGTGGGCTTTGGCGATTCTTTGGCTAGCGACTAGGGCTCCCACACCGCAGCTATCGATTGAAGTCACCCTAGACATATCAACCAAGAGATGCGGATAGCGACCTTTGCCGGCTTCCTGAAGCTCTCGCCCGAAGTAGACCGCTTCTAATGAGCACATTTTGCCCCGTGGGCTGAGAACAATGATCTCGTAGTGCTGGCGCGCTACTTCG of Leptolyngbya sp. FACHB-261 contains these proteins:
- a CDS encoding metal ABC transporter solute-binding protein, Zn/Mn family codes for the protein MGTAEGSHPDPIEQECAVGRSKQSGRFCSRARRGSWALVLSLAVANLSACTPATPELRGSASPQAQATGSATPAIKTLKIVTTILPVTGFTKAVAGERAEVRYLIPTNVGPHDYQARPEDARTLAEADVLVKNGLGIEEYLDNMIANANHPGLKIVDASQGVSTLGADAEAPAHVGGTGEATATDEHEHEGEFNPHVWLDPARAIQQVENIRDGLIAADPQGRAIYTANAAAYIERLKALDAEFAAALKPYTGKEFVTYHDFAPYFAQRYKLKTEFLVGVPEENPAPGDVRRVLNAVQQSELKTLLSEPQATGSPFSALANDLKVQVSYFDPMETSGPEGVQPDYYFTVMRQNLKNLRAAFGSGSAQLPVWSPSRAYAVLLPSP
- a CDS encoding metal ABC transporter ATP-binding protein, with the translated sequence METILEVEQLTVLRGRYAAVQDVSFRLEAGTDTAIIGPNGAGKSTLVQAILGILPWQSGEVSLLGQLMNRSGHFPTRVRKHLAYLPQSFLFDRGIPMTVSELVGLGWGQLGPSLPGLGHRQRQQAVQQALTQVNASHLLHQSISGLSGGETKRVLLACCLVCPRRLLVLDEAPAGLDSRGESEFYQLLNQLKTEHHWTILQVSHDLEMVSRHCDRVICLNRTLVCQGPPEVALSPENLMVAYGPEFTRYRHSH
- a CDS encoding STAS domain-containing protein, with amino-acid sequence MLCEVSCLRGEVARQHYEIIVLSPRGKMCSLEAVYFGRELQEAGKGRYPHLLVDMSRVTSIDSCGVGALVASQRIAKAHRVRLALASLQRDVQPVMKLMDINKLIEIYDAPDQFVKVVQSSLQTHPSPTHPFGSDLGVNGLTVNGTQPSLNRKRLTLEPTDHLDLDSGKTASAQTRIDPHKAPLHLDNQRLSAHSLDQWQFEPFSLEQSVPQRPV